The stretch of DNA GGTCGAGGTCCTGGAGGTCGCGCTGCCACCAGCGGCGCCGCCTCGAGGGCAGGCCCAGGGCCGTGCGGTCGCTGAGCCGCAGAGCCCAGGGCGGCTCCAGCGCGTGTCCCAGGTAGGACGTGATCAGGATGCTGCGGGTGCTCTCGTCCCAGCGTCCGTCGGGCGGCGCCTGGATGCCCCACCGCGTCGGGTCGAGGAACCGCTCGGTCAGCGCGCGTCCGACGGCGTCGGCCTCGGCCGGGGTCGGCGCGCGGCGCACGGTCAGCCGGTCGTCGTCCCCGTGAAGGCGGCGAGCGCCTCCGGCGGGACGGGCTGGTCGAGGTTGGCCAGGCGCACCTGGCCCTGCGCGACGAGCCTGCCGTCGCTGCCGACGGAGTCGAGGTGCCACAGCTGCTGGGTGCGGCCGCGGTGGATCGGGGTCGCGGTCACGGTGATCGTGTCGCCGAGCTTCGCCTGGCGGATGAAGTCGGTCGAGTTGTTCGTGCCGACCACGACACCCTTCTCGCCGAGCCAGATCTGCGCGGCCACGCTGGCGGTCGACTCGTGGACGGCGCAGTAGATGCCGCCGTGCGGGATGCCGAAGGGTTGCAGGTGCCTCTCGGTGATCGTGAAGCGCACGACCACCTTGTCTGCCGTCAGCTCGACGTGCTCCACGCCGAGCACACCGTCGAGTCCGGGAAGGTCGCTCATGGGGCGAGCCTAGACCTCGGCCTCAGTCGAGGACCCAGACGGCGACGGCGTGGGCGACGGCCAGCCACACCACCAGCAGCAGGGTCACCGCCAGCATCGCCCCACCGACCACCGCGTCGCCGACGACGAGGACCCGCGCCGACACCCACAGCAGGACGAAGCAGCCGGCGGCGGCCCAGCCCGGGTGCACGCGCAACGCGGGGAGCAGGAGACGCCCGGGGTAGCGGTCCAGCACGCCCGCCTGGCGCGCCCGGGCGACGGTGGACCGGTCACCGAAGTCGTCGAGCGCGGCGCGACGCAGGTGGCCGACACCCGCCACGTCGCCGGACCGCGTCGTCAGATCACCGAGCAGCGCGCGGGCCTGCGGATCCGCAGGGTCGGCCTCCAGCGCCTCCAGGACGTGTCGCCGGGCGTCCTCGCGACGTCCGAACTCCAGGTGCCAGTGGGCGCGGAGGAGGGCGACCCGGCCCGAGCCCGGCGCGAGCGCGGCGAGGGCGTCGATCGCCCGGGCCGACTCGTCCTCGAACCGCCGGACGACGAGGTTCGCCGCCAGCTGGGCCCGGACCTCGACGTCCTCGGGTGCGTCGGCGGCGGCCGACGCGAGCACCTCGGCCGCCTCCCTCAGGCGACCGCGACCGGTGAGGACGTGGGCGAGCACGCGGCGCAGCTCGACCGACCCGGGGTCGCCCGCGAGGCCGGACCGGGCGACGGACTCCGCGTCGTCCCAGCGCTCGAGCCGTGAGAGCGCCCACGCCCGCAGCAGCAGCACCTGCGGGTCGGTCGGGTCCGCGCCGTCGAGGACCTCGAGGCAGCGGTCGGGCCGGTCGGTCTGCAGCCAGTGCCGGGCGAGGCTGACGGTGCGCTCGTCCACGTCAGCGACCCGTGAGCCGCCGCCGCACGGCACGCTGACCGAGGTAGGACTCGACGTCCGCCCACTGACCACTCGCGTTGGAGAACTCGACGTAGTCGCGGGCCCGCGCCAGCCAGTCCAGCGCCGACGGGGTCACCTGGGCGAGCGCGGCGGTCAGGTGCTGCTGACCGACGGGGATCTCCTCGCCGGTGTCGAGCACCGTCTCGATCACCTCGTCGAGGGCACGCTCGACGGTGGCGCGCAGGTCGGCACCGGTGAACAGCTCGGTCGCCCGCGCGAGCGTGCGCAGGTCCACGCCGGACGTCTCCACGCCCCGCAGCCTGACGTCGAGGATCGCCTCGCGGGCCGCCTCGTCGGGCGGCGGCACGAAGACGCGGCGGTCGAAGCGTCCGGGCCGCAGCAGCGCGCTGTCGACGTCCCAGGGGGCGTTGCTCGCCGCCAGCACCAGGAGGCCCTCGGTCGAGCGGCCGACGCCGTCGAGCTCCTGCAGGAGGGCGT from Aeromicrobium erythreum encodes:
- a CDS encoding PaaI family thioesterase, which codes for MSDLPGLDGVLGVEHVELTADKVVVRFTITERHLQPFGIPHGGIYCAVHESTASVAAQIWLGEKGVVVGTNNSTDFIRQAKLGDTITVTATPIHRGRTQQLWHLDSVGSDGRLVAQGQVRLANLDQPVPPEALAAFTGTTTG
- a CDS encoding tetratricopeptide repeat protein, whose amino-acid sequence is MDERTVSLARHWLQTDRPDRCLEVLDGADPTDPQVLLLRAWALSRLERWDDAESVARSGLAGDPGSVELRRVLAHVLTGRGRLREAAEVLASAAADAPEDVEVRAQLAANLVVRRFEDESARAIDALAALAPGSGRVALLRAHWHLEFGRREDARRHVLEALEADPADPQARALLGDLTTRSGDVAGVGHLRRAALDDFGDRSTVARARQAGVLDRYPGRLLLPALRVHPGWAAAGCFVLLWVSARVLVVGDAVVGGAMLAVTLLLVVWLAVAHAVAVWVLD